A window of the Henckelia pumila isolate YLH828 chromosome 3, ASM3356847v2, whole genome shotgun sequence genome harbors these coding sequences:
- the LOC140888137 gene encoding transcription repressor OFP15-like, producing the protein MKFPFLFKTSSAAATTSWQWPACVNNPKTPSFRANPSEDIYKTMNSAYLAESTINPETSFFEIDPSAVVRGLRSSDRLFFEPGETNSILEEARLTGGQYDYDFPYKESTVSILAMDSRDPFSDFRASMEEMVEAHGLKDWECLQELLACYLRVNGRSNHGYVIGAFVDLLLHLSLQLAPDSSSSSSSKPAAIHDDPAAACSSSSNTTLNYSLTSPLSFSSSTYNSSICSPCLSSLQNEDELIVVEKVVNGCSSSSSTSSGV; encoded by the coding sequence ATGAAGTTCCCATTTCTTTTCAAGACCTCCTCCGCCGCCGCCACAACTTCTTGGCAGTGGCCAGCCTGCGTCAACAACCCCAAAACCCCGTCATTCAGAGCGAACCCGAGCGAAGACATATACAAAACCATGAACTCCGCATATCTCGCAGAAAGTACTATTAATCCAGAAACAAGTTTCTTTGAAATCGATCCATCTGCGGTGGTTCGAGGGCTGAGATCCTCGGACAGGCTGTTCTTCGAGCCTGGAGAGACGAATTCCATCCTGGAAGAAGCAAGATTAACCGGCGGTCAATATGATTATGATTTCCCGTACAAGGAGAGTACCGTCTCCATCTTGGCCATGGATTCCAGGGATCCCTTCTCTGATTTCAGAGCTTCCATGGAGGAAATGGTGGAGGCCCACGGGTTGAAGGACTGGGAATGCCTGCAGGAGCTTCTCGCTTGTTACCTTCGTGTTAATGGCAGAAGCAACCATGGATatgtcatcggagctttcgtAGATTTGCTGCTGCACCTTTCTTTACAGCTTGCCCccgattcttcttcttcttcttcttcaaagcCCGCCGCCATTCATGATGACCCTGCAGCAGCTTGCTCTTCTTCTTCGAATACGACGCTGAATTATTCTTTGACTTCTCCTCtatctttttcttcttccacTTATAATTCCTCCATCTGCAGTCCTTGTTTATCTTCACTGCAAAACGAAGATGAATTAATAGTGGTGGAGAAAGTCGTTAATGGGTGTTCTTCTTCATCGTCAACTTCTTCAGGTGTTTAA